CTATATATTAGTAGCGTATGCGTTCCTCTCAAATAGCATACCAGAGAAGTAAATTTGGGTTAGACATAACTTTACCTAAAAGTTAATTTGTGATATATCTACGGGCTAAACATCCAGAGTACTAGATTTGCAGCAATGAACAAACTGTGAATGACTCATATGTAATTGATCTTCAATAACGATATATGATGGCTCTAATATCATATGATAATTGATCCACCATTTACATACCAACCAAAGTATGCACACGAAGTTTCTCTCCCTCGTTCATCCTTCCCATGGGTGTCCTATTGTGCACTTTATCGTTCCGCAAGGCACATGTTCACACGCTTGCCTACAAATACAAGACAACAATCCACCCCAATACCAAGAAACAAAAGAAGCCCTCTATCTATCTTCCCATCCCCATAAAGAAAAGAAGATGCTCAATTCCGAGGACCATTCCCATCGCTCCATACCACATATCTCAAGATTAATTCACCATCTCTATATCAACACACCAGATCAAATCAAAAGTATAACAACTTGTACTAATAGACAGCAAAATTAATtgatcttattatttattatgcCCCACAATTTTTGTTAGGAGAAAAAGACAAATTTAATTAGCTCATTTCATACCTTAACTGTAAAATTAAAAGTCTAATTTTCACCCATGAGAATGAAGTGCATATTATAACTAATCATTTATCGCATACTGTAAGTATTTGCAGTGAAAAAATTAGTCATTGTTGTTAGTGGTTTGCTGTCAATCAATCAAATACTCTGAACTAAAGAAAGAATATAAATGAGAAAGCACGTTTTGACAAAGTTGTTAAAAAGTCAAAAGTAATTACTGCTACTGAAAATGAAAGCAACACCACGTGAAATCGCTTCCAGAATTCAAAAACGTGCTTCTACAGAAAAATAAAGCACTCCATGGAAACATGAGGATTCTCAAGGGACTCCCCCTGCTGAACGACGTCGTTTTTCTCCCCAACTTCCTCAGTCTCATTCTcactcttctccttctccaccGCATTCGTTGTTGCCGGCGGCACTACTTTCCTATCAGCTCCGGCATCCACCTTACGCGTAGCACCACCGCCAACCTTCCTCACACACGACGGCGACCTCGACCTCCGCCCGGAACCCTCGCCGGCGTCACGGCGGACACGGGCGGGACTTGCATTGAGCTTCCGATTCGCCAACGGACCTGACTCTCGTCCACGAACTAACCTCGAACCACTCTTGACTCTCTTCTCCGGTGACGGCGACGGCTCCGGCCTCCTCGCCGGAGATTTGACCCTTCGCTCTCTCCCGTCGGCGGCGTGAGGGCGCTTCCTGGACGGAGATCGACTCCACTTTTGCGTCGCTGTTCCCTCTCTCACACTCTGTTGTTTGCTGGTTGCTTcgtcttctctcttctctgtaACGGTAGCAGTGGTGGCGGTTGTGGCGGCTGAAAAGCTTTCGCTAATGCTGCATGCTTCTGTAATCTGAGAAGACACCACCTCCGAGACTTCCTCTATGACATCCTTTGTTTCGATTTCGAATTTCTCCGGTGGGTTTTGAAGCAGAGGCATTTGGGTCTTTGTTTCCATCAAAACCGGATCTGGGTGTTGAAGTAGAACCAATTGGGTCTTCgattctggtgtcagaatcggAACTTGGTGGGGTTTGGAAATGGGTGTTTCAGAGAGAACCTCCTTCACTGTTTCCTCTTCTAGTGGTGGTgagggttcttcttcttcttcttcttcttcatgggtTGGATTTGATTTGGGGAGTGAGGATCTCACATGGTGGGGTTGGTGCTGGTTCTTCTGAGGGTTTTGGTTTTGTGGGTTTTGGGTTGTGGCTTTGCTGAAGCAGCAACCCATTTGGATTTGTGGAAGCAGAATGGAAGGAGGTATGAGTGAGATAGTGAGAAGATAGTGTTGGGAACTGCAAGGAATGGTTTGGGTTTGAAATTCTGGAGAGAAAGGACAAAAGTGTAACGGCTATTGAAATGGGGTTAGGTTGATATGGGAAGTATGAAAACGATGTGAAGAGAGAATTCTAGTGGGAATGATGTAAAGGGGTATCATTGTGACACAGGAGTGACAGTTAAGTAAGGCTGAGCAAGAGTtaatatgaaaattaaaaacattgaGAGGGTGGATGGATGAAAGAGTAGAGTAGGGGACCAAGGTTGAGAGAACCAACACCAATTTTGGACTAGAATGCATTGAAAGTTTTATATACCAAGTTAACTATTTGaccttttactttttattattttctattcTTAATTATTAGTacatgataaaataataaaacatgATTTATCTCATTATAAaatttgtttaaattattattgcATGTTCTATTAAATCCTACATGTGTTTATAATATTGCTTTGTTTGGTTGATGAGAGAAATAGCAAAGAGACAAAAGGAGTAGAGAAAATGTGAGTAgagaaaaataagtgaaaaataAAGTATATTTTTATAAGTCGATAAGTAtgatagagataaaaaaaatatgtaaaaagtTATATTTTGTGTCAAAACTCTCAAGATACTTTTAACTCAATCAATATACATATAAAGTATTGTTATAGGCTTATAGccacacaaaaaaaaagaaaaaaaaagtgaatacAAAAGCCAAGAGCCCCTACTATTCCAGTTTTCAGCAATTTGAAAAGATTGAGAAAAAGTGTTATGAAGTACCTTTTTGTACTCTCTGTTACGGTATTTCATACCAAATAAGTGAAGATTATCTATCTTTCTTGTAACATTCTCTGACTTCTCTTTGGTGTTTCTTGCATAACAAACACAGCATACAAGTTtcaaaatgatttcaatgcatTACTTTAGGGTTTTGGCTTCGGTGGTACAGTTGAAAACTGCTCCACCGTGGTGCAGTTGAATAGTAGTCGTTGGATAtggataaataaatataaaaatggaTGGTCTAGATCTGTTACTGGGTAAGGGCTTTGAAATTGTACTGCAGGTTTCTCTAGAATGGATAATATTGCAAATTAACCCATAGATTCAATCTAGGTAAGGGGTTATATTCTTTTACTCTGACCATCTTCTCCCATTCTTGCAATTTCCATAGGTCGCCGGCGAACCTCTGCAAATTCTCTAACCGTTTCAATTCCCATTCCTTTACTAGTTTTTCATCTCCTTCTCTTTCTGATCTCTAACATCTTCACCTGCAATGatttagaaattaaaaaaaaaacgaaaactagatctaaaaccaaaataaaatgaaacaaagatgaaatctCCAATTTTAACACAGTATAACACGCAAAAACAACCACAAACAAAAACCCCAATACCATTAACTCTCAGACTTCTCATCTCCTACCTTAGCCGGATCTACAGTGCCACCGGGCCTCAAAGTCACGCCGCCACAGTCTAACCCCAAGCACTGGCAACCGAAACTGAGTCGCCGCGCCACCGCCGCGGAATCTCACGTCGCGTTCGCTGAAACCACCATGGAACGaggttgaaaaaaaaacaacagaAGCCATACCACTTGGGTATGGGTTGTGCGTCTCTAGATCTGATGGCCGGAGGGAAGGTAGTGATAGCGTGAGGTGTTGGCCGGAGGTGGGAGTTTGCTGGTGAAAAGTGGTCTGAGAACTAAGAAGGTTCAGAGGGACAAAACCAATAAACGGACTAATGTGTAAATATCAAAAAATTCACTATGGGTTTAATAGCAATTATCAGTTTATATATACCCGGTAACTGACCTGTTGTCCTAggttaatttttatattttttaagtgACATACGGTGTGTCACTAATCACACTGCTCCACCAAAGACATCgttagtttttaaaactaaaacaaaatGGTATGTAACACCTCCATCCCAAATGTTTTCTCTATCTCTTTTCTTTACTTCTTTCCCCTATCATCAGTGTCACTCTACCCAAAAATGTTCACCATTGCTTCCATCTAGTACCCATGCCCACTGCCacctgttagaatataatataaaaccaatTATCTCactctaatatggtatcagagcctctgtgaccgagaggtctagagttcgatccttgctcccctcactttctaattaaaaagtggaatttaattaagcacatggtaggtggacttgtgcatttatccacgcttcaagcccaaaggactcttgcgtgagggggcgtgttagaatataatataaaatcaattATCTCACTCTAATACCACCATCGACGTCCTCCACCAatgctaccaccaccaccattttgCACCCTCTACCGCCCTACCTTCCACTACTACCACCAATCACCATTTAGTGTCCTACACCACTCTTTACTGCTTGACACCACCACTTCTACTTGGTATCTTATACCACCACTTTCACATGGTACCTTTCATCATTGCGTCACAACCACCACCTTGTACTCTCTGCCACCCACATCGTCCATTACCCTCCTCCACAACCACAACCTTGGTACCCTCCGACATCGTTGACTCCAGTCGGGATCCTCCACCTCTGCTAGTGTCATTGCCATCGAGAACCCATCCACCATCGCGCAACTACTAGTACCCTGCTACCGTCACCACCATCTAATACCCTCTGCTTCCATCACTGACATCGCCATCTaatcacctccaccaccacaacaGCAAATTGAAACCATACACCACGATCACTGCCACTTCATGACTCATTCTTTGTTGTCATTGTTTAGTACCCTATATCACAGCCAACTTTAGGCACCCTCCACCGTTACCTAATCACCATCGACACCATTGTAAGAAAATCAATATTCAAATGAGAGTGTTTATAGTCTTCAATGATATTAAACTTACCAACTAAGACGTGGAAGTTCTCGACTCAAATGAGATTTCTTTTTGTGGAGGATACATGTATTGGATTATGATCCTCTCATGTCACATGACAATATCAAGAAAAATATACATTGTACATCTCTCTCTTTCActctttataaatatttaaaaaatctcACCAAAAGTGTTTACTTGTAAACATCAAGTCTTCAAGGATGAGAATTGAATTCAAGACATGAATAAAGAAATGATCAGCCTTCAAAGTATTAGTAGCATTAGAGTCTTTGAATTTCTTCCACAACTTTTTTAGTGTTCCAATTTTAGCTgacctcttcttcttttttttttttttttgtcaaaagctGACCTCTCAAGTCTCACCTCCTGTGTATAacagaggtttttttttttttacaaaacatAGGGCTTTAGTGTGTTTCCTCATTTTATTCTATTGGGCTTTTAGCCCCTCGATTAGAAAAAAACAATAACTCCACTCCACGTACATGACTCACATACACGAATTGTATGGCAATAATTACAACATAATATATGTAACTATGAATTGGGAGTTCATTTACTATACACAAGAAAATCTTTGTGTAAAGTTGCACAAGTCTCATTTTTACTTGTTATTGTAGGTTCTCAGGTCacctatatttttaattaaaaaaattatatattttaatttaaaaatttgtgattatctcctcctcctctccaccACCTTCCTGTCCTTAACCTCCATACCATCCGTCGCCGGCACCAGTGGCGGAACTTGACATAAAAGTTTGGAGGAGCTAAAATATTGTGTAAATTAGAGTATGTTttgtttgatattttttttttcaaatacaaaggttatttcacatatttttatgTACTAATAAacaagttaaaaataaaaaagttaaaatttatAACATAAAACTTGACtcggaaaataaaaatttaccaTATTAATTTTAATGTAGATCTATGTTGAGTTGAGTTCGTAAAAATGTACACACACCAAATAAAACATCCAACTAACACTCTCgataagaaataaaagaaaagagagaaaatgaaagagaaataatagatgtgatagatgatataagaaaaaaaatgaagagaaaaatgagatgttTGATAGATGTTAACACTGTGTAATATTTAAAGACTCACACTTTTCATACACCCTAATTTTTCTCTCATCTCTTTTTTTCAtattgacgaacgcactgtcgcgggtgcgtgtcaaagtattctgctttgaatgcagtacaaggtgttgaacatcAGGATTGATCTCACGAGGACTCggtgaagtattaattgataatagagtaaaacaaagcaattaaaaagggggtttggttgatttgattgtaaagtaagcaaacagaaattaaaagagatttaatcagataaaagaaagtgttagtcctcggattataacattcaagtgcaagaAACcatcattggttacaaaagattaattcttccttattgtttccctaattcgtgagagttgattaactaagcgaaaatcaattcacagtttcctaaactaagcgattaagaaacatttacgaactaacatgaactaaacgaacatgcatcaactcttatttctaaaactacggaattaagcaaaccctatatcagaaatagagatgaagagaattaataaagaagaaatttgcattaagaacagagcCTCAAGTTtacaaacacaagaatattaaaaatcctaagactaactatggagtttagcaactcatactagaaaagatgtagagagatattaggagaaggtggagtgGTGTGATGGTGGTGAGGTCTagcaaaagcctaaactcacttatttatactaataaataaacttgttcatcaagtaacaatctttgttatctaaatcttttctaaatcttcacaaaatcgggcccacataaaggagtaagctgctgaacaatcaggcattcacgggtcccacaagaagtctgaatcttcaattgaggtaaacattagagttgtagctctttaagtcagcttcgcgggccttcaatcggatcctaattcggagttctgtagcccaagatatgatcattttagtgcacactgttccagactcgcaggattagcgacagcaactttgcaagacAATTCTGATCATGTTAGAAGCTTTTACTCGAATTGTGCTGAACATCAAATATGTGGGGCTTCGAGTTatctttccaacgacatataaTTCGCCCTATTTGAATATTTGTAGATCCAGATTTAACCTGTTCTAGAaaaacagtcatagaaactaaaagggtagaattaagctcttttccatgaataatccaaataaacactaatggttaaaacatggctaagtcataacaattaagcacaaaaatgtatataatgaagcttagaaagacacacgtaaagtacatcaattatgcgcttatcaaatacccccacacttaaccttttgcactcctgggcaaaacttaacttcaaagaagaTTCAGAAAGTCAATTATTGtaacaagtacttcctaaaacataaaaactcagctcacacttatctttgagagGTAGAAATACAGATTTATGAGTAAGACAACAACCACTTCACTTTCCAAAGAGATTAGACAAACAAGAACCCCATCACCTACATTCCAAGCCAACAAGAATTGCAATTTGAACATCgaagttggatgcaagtgttatactctctactctcaagtgtttaggcttgtgtttaatcatgcttaagcaactctcatcatctcatgaaaacatgcatctatcataggcttgacaagattctaacgcaactaattaaattgaacaaatgcatacaaagatcaaagaacttttgaaggttgtaatgaggctaaggtcaaggaaggatttatgaaagatattcagagttaaaatattaggaaaaataagagcaatgaAGAATAATTCAATGaaacttactcacaaccccaagaattaacacattcttcattttcacaatttctttttataacattcacttcttttccttttgtaagagtaccttccttcactttgtaacttcactttttttttttctttttcatttttgatatttgcatatttttctcttttttttttctttcaactttttttttttgcttgcttacaatttatccACAAGGAAGGTACTTCTTTAGAGAAACTTagaccatgcattcaaataaTTCACCCCCACACTTATTGAACACTCATTCCCAAGACAATTTCAAAGCTCTTACATTTCCTAAGGtaaggtatcatcattgtttttcacttaggcttCTAATGAGCTGCAAAAGAATGgagatattaggctcaaaggggttaaaacaaaggttaaaacatgcaaggtaagctttttaggccagtaggttattgaaaaagaatgccttATCACTTCAATGTATACACATAAACAACAATTTTAGtcagaatcaagtcaagttctgcagtgcatataaacatgaggaaatcacacaagaaagaagagaatcatggcaaaaatattaccattcaagtgtttggtccaaaatctcagaaggtagtctcacatggcaagcatataacacaatgaatccaacaaatcagttctcaatgcaaatcatgatgaACTCAAAATGCAAGCAACTTCATCCAAAAGAGACATGAAATTTAACAGAAAAGTGGTTACATTGCTCACAAGCTCAGCATCtctaaaactcattgaaaaagtgtgaattcttttattgaaaacaataaaaacaaagcaaataaattgaaattgcaagctatcctaactgaggttctactactcctaaataagattctcacccccacacttaaatcacacattgtcctcaatgtgtggcacaaatcatcaaataaattagacaagtgtAAGAAAAGAGAAGGGataggaaaaaccagggatcaaTGGAGCTGGCGAGGCATGAAACCTGATAATGCTCTGAATCTGCTATCACCTGGGTCCGGTGGAGGCCTTGCATTCAGCggaagctcatagtcttgaggcacaacaacaacaatccacAAGTCGGGTGGTTTTGGAGGGATCTCATCTGCAACAATCTTAACAAACCCAAACTGTTTTCTAGCACTTTCAGcatgactcatgacaatgttcagtTTGAGTGAAAACGTTTTTCGAGCATGTGTCcaacctgaaataagagtaaatgaaaaatcagtacattcaacaatcaactctttgtctggaggcttcggtagaggtttcaaaacatattCCTCCATGGAAATTGATTGCTTGCAATCAACAGAGTCTTCAATAAGCAcgactttttcaaaaatgtctagattaattaaaagcggtttatgtggaaaaattgctaatttagaACCACATTCTACATCCATCTTCTTAACTTCATCCCCTGCAAAACACttcttgaaatcatccaacaacttattttcttcttcactagGATAAATCTTCTCACTCTCATAAGTTCTATGTGGAAGAGGGAGATATATTTCTTGTTTGTTGTCCTCATCATTAGAATTAGCATCAGAAGCAACATCGACTTCAAACTCATTAACATCACCAGAACCATCAGTGCTAGCATCAAGATGAGTATCAACACAAGgattaacttcatcatcaatctctgcatcagcttcatgttgcaatgtgggagcgtgtgcaactagctcgttaactggagcttgtaaattcgcagtatcttgcaggtgttgattagcatttgcattgagatttgcagacatttggttcaacatgtcttgaatttcttgcaatatggaaggttcctcgtgtcgaggttgttgaaactgagcttggtttgcttcatattgctttgaaaggtcttccaaaaattggggtggatcattccaaggttgatggaattcctcttgtgaatgatgtggatcatgaaaaggatattgaaattcctcttgcaagtagtagcatggtggtgcataaataggctgttggaattgcccttgtggatgatagcaaggtgggtcacaccaaatattttcaaaattctcttgtgGATAACATTGAGGTGACTCAAACTGTTGTTGATAGCTCTTGAGCAACATTTGTGTAACAGAAAATTGTATCTCGTCGAGTTTGGCTTCTAGCTTATCaagtttagcttccatcactgCAAAAACTCCACAAACTAACACTTGTGATCcaatattatcttttttttttcaccacaaaaaaaaaggaaaagaaaaaaggttagtaaaagaaacaaatctagtaataataataagaataataacTATGAAGGGAAAGAAGACAGAAAagatagcaaaataaaataaaagagagaaaagatagagaaataagaaagagatagtgatataaaaaaaaagataggaaagagaattagaagataTCAGATATGAATAAAAGATATGTGATAGATATAAAAGATatggatataaaataaaaacacaatctagaatataataattaaaaaaaaatcaagtgtgACTATAACCGCtggttcctttttttttgttttttttgtatttattttaataaaaacgaaaataaattaaacaaaaaagggaaaaaaaatactctaaaaacaattaataatcaccaaagtccccggcaacggcgccactttgacgaacgcactgtcacgggtgcgtgtcaaagtattctgctttgaatgcagtacaaggtgttgaacatcaggatcgatctcacgaggactcggtgaagtattaattgataatagagtaaaacaaagcaattaaaaagggggtttggttgatttgattgtaaagtaagcaatcagaaattaaaagagatttaatcagataaaagaaagtgttagtcctcggattataacattcaagtgcaagaAACcatcattggttacaaaagattaattcttccttattgtttccctaattcgtgagagttgattaactaagcgaaaatcaattcacagtttcctaaactaagcgattaagaaacatttacgaactaacatgaactaaacgaacatgcatcaactcttatttctaaaactacggaattaagcaaaccctatatcagaaatagagatgaagagaattaataaagaagaaatttgcattaagaacagagcCTCAAGTTtacaaacacaagaatattaaaaatcctaagactaactatggagtttagcaactcatactagaaaagatgtagagagatattaggagaaggtggagtgGTGTGATGGTGGTGAGGTCTagcaaaagcctaaactcacttatttatactaataaataaacttgttcatcaagtaacaatctttgttatctaaatcttttctaaatcttcacaaaatcgggcccacataaaggagtaagctgctgaacaatcaggcattcacgggtcccacaagaagtctgaatcttcaattgaggtaaacattagagttgtagctctttaagtcagcttcgcgggccttcaatcggatcctaattcggagttctgtagcccaagatatgatcattttagtgcacactgttccagactcgcaggattagcgacagcaactttgcaagacAATTCTGATCATGTTAGAAGCTTTTACTCGAATTGTGCTGAACATCAAATATGTGGGGCTTCGAGTTatctttccaacgacatataaTTCGCCCTATTTGAATATTTGTAGATCCAGATTTAACCTGTTCTAGAaaaacagtcatagaaactaaaagggtagaattaagctcttttccatgaataatccaaataaacactaatggttaaaacatggctaagtcataacaattaagcacaaaaatgtatataatgaagcttagaaagacacacgtaaagtacatcaattatgcgcttatcacaTATcactttatgttttttttttaggtaagccaaattttgtattgaaatggaagtacaaggggtacttcaaaccCAATACAATAGAGGAAACaagacaaaaaataaaataaaaataaaagaaagctGCCAAACAAACATAAACTAGAAACTGCAGCTACCCAACACGTTGCAGACTGAAGGCAGTATACCAACTACTAATACCACAAAACCCAATAGAAGCTACACAGAATGAATGCAAGTTTTAGGCTCATATCACTTTATGTCATATATCACATTTATCACTTATCTCTCATTTTTAATCATCTCACTGTAAGTGTCTAGTGATCTTCATCAAacattataaaaaatgaaaatatatacaGATTACAATTTCACTTTTGATTATCAAGAACAATTTTGTAAAAAGataattaaaatgaaaagacaatttctttatttttaattgtaGAGATATATAGATTTCACCGCACGTACATCAAAACAGAAAAAGAGATAGGATGCAAAGCTAGTATTTGAAACATGTGAGTGTGAATAGGTAGCTAGTACAAgacaagagaaagagagattGCTTTGaagtattttattattataatttgcTAAAAGCAACACATTTGTATCTTATTGATACTATTAGTTTTTCTGACAATGGTGAGGGAGCTGCAGCTCCCCTATGTCACCATGAAGGTCCGCCGCTGGccggcaccaccaccaccgctaccAGTTCTTCTCCTCCCTTCACCGTTCCTCCACCActgacttcacccttttcatccTCTTCCCCTTCTTCCTCCTTCCCCTAGAACCCAACAACAACCCCACTGAAAATCCTCCACCCAACAGGTGTGCATCATCCCACGATACATGTCTAGTAGCTTACTATCAAGAAATTCATCAAATCCAATTGCAAATCTTCAATATGAGCACAAAAGCCCATCACACCAACACATGTAGCATTATCCCAGACCACAAACACACATAAATCCAAGTCAGTGACGATGAAAGCTAGGACCTTTGGGCATTAATTCCAGAAATTTCACATCCAGGACATggaaagatgaaagaaaacctACAAGATTGAAAACATGTATGGTTAGTTAATCAATCAAAGATTGAAAACCCCTAAACCCCCAAATCTAAAACCACTGAAACATGGAGAATTCAATTGACCAGTGCTTTATTCACCCCATAAGAATCCCAAGCAAGGTCCGTGACGAAATCGATTTGGGTTCTTGGGAGCCGCGCGCCGCAACGTTCTATGTCATTGACGATGAAGCAGGGAGATCGAGTTGCAGAGGATGTCGATTTTGGGTGCTCCACAGTCGCAAAATTTGGGGAAAAGGAAGGGGAAGAGAGTGCCTCGTTCTCAGATCCAAGCCTAGCTCGCTCCATTCGCCACTGCAGTCTCTCCTCCCATCGCTGGCGTCGCCACTCTTCTCTTCAGCCACAATCGCcaagaaggtggtggtggtttttTTTTAGTACAGATGGTGGTGGTATTTTTGTCACGGAAGGAAATTAAGATGGTGGTGGGTTAAACTATAACAAtgattaaataatatataattagttaaaaaaataaaaaaaaatttactggCAAAGTAACTTATTATAACAAGTAAATATAGGtttgtgtaaccttacacaaaGATTTTCTTGTGTATAGTAAATGAACCCATGAGGGCTTAGACAAGGGGACCCCTTGTCCTCTTACTTATTTATAGTTTGCATTGAAAGGCTAGCCCATGTTATTCAAGATGCTTGCGGCAATGGGGAGTGGAAACCTTTCAGATTTGGTAGGAATGGCCCCCCCATCTCTCATCTAATGTTTGCAGACGATGTTATTTTGGTGGCTGAAGCTTCTTTAGAGCAAGCTCACCTCATTGACAACA
This portion of the Lotus japonicus ecotype B-129 chromosome 3, LjGifu_v1.2 genome encodes:
- the LOC130744934 gene encoding uncharacterized protein LOC130744934 produces the protein MGCCFSKATTQNPQNQNPQKNQHQPHHVRSSLPKSNPTHEEEEEEEEPSPPLEEETVKEVLSETPISKPHQVPILTPESKTQLVLLQHPDPVLMETKTQMPLLQNPPEKFEIETKDVIEEVSEVVSSQITEACSISESFSAATTATTATVTEKREDEATSKQQSVREGTATQKWSRSPSRKRPHAADGRERRVKSPARRPEPSPSPEKRVKSGSRLVRGRESGPLANRKLNASPARVRRDAGEGSGRRSRSPSCVRKVGGGATRKVDAGADRKVVPPATTNAVEKEKSENETEEVGEKNDVVQQGESLENPHVSMECFIFL
- the LOC130744935 gene encoding uncharacterized protein LOC130744935, producing the protein MEAKLDKLEAKLDEIQFSVTQMLLKSYQQQFESPQCYPQENFENIWCDPPCYHPQGQFQQPIYAPPCYYLQEEFQYPFHDPHHSQEEFHQPWNDPPQFLEDLSKQYEANQAQFQQPRHEEPSILQEIQDMLNQMSANLNANANQHLQDTANLQAPVNELVAHAPTLQHEADAEIDDEVNPCVDTHLDASTDGSGDVNEFEVDVASDANSNDEDNKQEIYLPLPHRTYESEKIYPSEEENKLLDDFKKCFAGDEVKKMDVECGWTHARKTFSLKLNIVMSHAESARKQFGFVKIVADEIPPKPPDLWIVVVVPQDYELPLNARPPPDPGDSRFRALSGFMPRQLH